A genomic segment from Salvelinus alpinus chromosome 8, SLU_Salpinus.1, whole genome shotgun sequence encodes:
- the LOC139583789 gene encoding leucine zipper transcription factor-like protein 1 isoform X1, producing the protein MAEFGFNEHHQNEAINYMRFARSKRIIRLKTIDSCFEDLKDSRLVEETFTVDEVRDMLDGLQLVVRGEVETELINTAHTNVLLLRQLFSQAEKFYLRLQTDISELENRELLEQVAEFENTEFKNPNKTNQEISKPKLAPLNEGGVSELLNKEISRLQEENNKLKGRLRTLETQAMGALDEKTRAERALKDLQKVKGEQQMTTRSQEITSLEDTVAALQEDYQKSLSVNAASQRDLQDNLVSAKHDLLRVQEQLSLTEKELDRKFQQTSAYRNMKEILTKKNEQIKDIRKRLSKYESDE; encoded by the exons ATG GCTGAGTTTGGTTTCAATGAACACCATCAGAATGAGGCCATCAACTACATGCGCTTTGCACGCTCCAAGAGGATCATCAGACTCAAGACCATTGACTCCTGCTTCGAGGACCTTAAAGACAGCAG GCTAGTGGAGGAGACATTCACAGTGGACGAGGTGCGGGACATGCTGGATGGGCTGCAGCTGGTTGTGCGAGGGGAGGTCGAGACAGAGCTCATCAACACGGCCCACACCAACGTGCTGCTGCTTCGGCAGCTCTTCTCCCAGGCTGAAAAGTTCTACCTCCGTCTGCAGACTGACATATCGGAGCTGGAGAACAG AGAGTTGTTAGAGCAAGTGGCTGAGTTTGAGAATACTGAGTTTAAAAACCCAAATAAG ACTAACCAAGAAATTAGCAAGCCCAAGTTAGCACCGCTGAATGAAGGTGGGGTATCTGAACTTCTCAACAAG GAGATATCAAGGCTACAAGAGGAAAATAATAAGCTCAAAGGCAGGCTCCGGACTTTGGAAACCCAG GCCATGGGTGCGTTGGATGAGAAGACCAGGGCGGAGAGGGCTCTCAAAGACTTGCAGAAGGTCAAGGGGGAACAGCAA ATGACCACCCGTTCTCAGGAGATCACTAGTCTGGAGGACACGGTGGCAGCACTGCAGGAAGACTACCAGAAGTCCCTGAGTGTCAACGCTGCCTCCCAAAGAGACCTGCAGGACAACCTGGTGTCTGCCAAACATGACCTGCTCAGGGTACAGGAACAACTGTCCCTGACAGAGAAG GAGCTGGACCGGAAGTTCCAACAGACTTCTGCCTACCGCAACATGAAGGAGATCCTCACCAAGAAAAATGAGCAGATCAAGGACATCAGGAAACGGCTTTCAAA ATACGAGTCTGATGAATGA
- the LOC139583789 gene encoding leucine zipper transcription factor-like protein 1 isoform X3 produces the protein MRFARSKRIIRLKTIDSCFEDLKDSRLVEETFTVDEVRDMLDGLQLVVRGEVETELINTAHTNVLLLRQLFSQAEKFYLRLQTDISELENRELLEQVAEFENTEFKNPNKTNQEISKPKLAPLNEGGVSELLNKEISRLQEENNKLKGRLRTLETQAMGALDEKTRAERALKDLQKVKGEQQMTTRSQEITSLEDTVAALQEDYQKSLSVNAASQRDLQDNLVSAKHDLLRVQEQLSLTEKELDRKFQQTSAYRNMKEILTKKNEQIKDIRKRLSKYESDE, from the exons ATGCGCTTTGCACGCTCCAAGAGGATCATCAGACTCAAGACCATTGACTCCTGCTTCGAGGACCTTAAAGACAGCAG GCTAGTGGAGGAGACATTCACAGTGGACGAGGTGCGGGACATGCTGGATGGGCTGCAGCTGGTTGTGCGAGGGGAGGTCGAGACAGAGCTCATCAACACGGCCCACACCAACGTGCTGCTGCTTCGGCAGCTCTTCTCCCAGGCTGAAAAGTTCTACCTCCGTCTGCAGACTGACATATCGGAGCTGGAGAACAG AGAGTTGTTAGAGCAAGTGGCTGAGTTTGAGAATACTGAGTTTAAAAACCCAAATAAG ACTAACCAAGAAATTAGCAAGCCCAAGTTAGCACCGCTGAATGAAGGTGGGGTATCTGAACTTCTCAACAAG GAGATATCAAGGCTACAAGAGGAAAATAATAAGCTCAAAGGCAGGCTCCGGACTTTGGAAACCCAG GCCATGGGTGCGTTGGATGAGAAGACCAGGGCGGAGAGGGCTCTCAAAGACTTGCAGAAGGTCAAGGGGGAACAGCAA ATGACCACCCGTTCTCAGGAGATCACTAGTCTGGAGGACACGGTGGCAGCACTGCAGGAAGACTACCAGAAGTCCCTGAGTGTCAACGCTGCCTCCCAAAGAGACCTGCAGGACAACCTGGTGTCTGCCAAACATGACCTGCTCAGGGTACAGGAACAACTGTCCCTGACAGAGAAG GAGCTGGACCGGAAGTTCCAACAGACTTCTGCCTACCGCAACATGAAGGAGATCCTCACCAAGAAAAATGAGCAGATCAAGGACATCAGGAAACGGCTTTCAAA ATACGAGTCTGATGAATGA
- the LOC139583789 gene encoding leucine zipper transcription factor-like protein 1 isoform X2, producing MAEFGFNEHHQNEAINYMRFARSKRIIRLKTIDSCFEDLKDSRLVEETFTVDEVRDMLDGLQLVVRGEVETELINTAHTNVLLLRQLFSQAEKFYLRLQTDISELENRELLEQVAEFENTEFKNPNKTNQEISKPKLAPLNEGGVSELLNKEISRLQEENNKLKGRLRTLETQAMGALDEKTRAERALKDLQKVKGEQQEITSLEDTVAALQEDYQKSLSVNAASQRDLQDNLVSAKHDLLRVQEQLSLTEKELDRKFQQTSAYRNMKEILTKKNEQIKDIRKRLSKYESDE from the exons ATG GCTGAGTTTGGTTTCAATGAACACCATCAGAATGAGGCCATCAACTACATGCGCTTTGCACGCTCCAAGAGGATCATCAGACTCAAGACCATTGACTCCTGCTTCGAGGACCTTAAAGACAGCAG GCTAGTGGAGGAGACATTCACAGTGGACGAGGTGCGGGACATGCTGGATGGGCTGCAGCTGGTTGTGCGAGGGGAGGTCGAGACAGAGCTCATCAACACGGCCCACACCAACGTGCTGCTGCTTCGGCAGCTCTTCTCCCAGGCTGAAAAGTTCTACCTCCGTCTGCAGACTGACATATCGGAGCTGGAGAACAG AGAGTTGTTAGAGCAAGTGGCTGAGTTTGAGAATACTGAGTTTAAAAACCCAAATAAG ACTAACCAAGAAATTAGCAAGCCCAAGTTAGCACCGCTGAATGAAGGTGGGGTATCTGAACTTCTCAACAAG GAGATATCAAGGCTACAAGAGGAAAATAATAAGCTCAAAGGCAGGCTCCGGACTTTGGAAACCCAG GCCATGGGTGCGTTGGATGAGAAGACCAGGGCGGAGAGGGCTCTCAAAGACTTGCAGAAGGTCAAGGGGGAACAGCAA GAGATCACTAGTCTGGAGGACACGGTGGCAGCACTGCAGGAAGACTACCAGAAGTCCCTGAGTGTCAACGCTGCCTCCCAAAGAGACCTGCAGGACAACCTGGTGTCTGCCAAACATGACCTGCTCAGGGTACAGGAACAACTGTCCCTGACAGAGAAG GAGCTGGACCGGAAGTTCCAACAGACTTCTGCCTACCGCAACATGAAGGAGATCCTCACCAAGAAAAATGAGCAGATCAAGGACATCAGGAAACGGCTTTCAAA ATACGAGTCTGATGAATGA